The DNA region TGTACTCTCATTTCAAATTGTTCTCTTGAATCCTTGTTTACATGCACTGATCTTAATACAGTGTACTTTCTAATTTTAGTAGGTAATGGCATAGGTCCTGCGATTTCCGCTCCAGACTTTTTAGCAACTTCCGCTATTTTCTTAGCTGATTGATCTAATAAAGTATGATCATAAGCTTTTAAGTAGATTCTTAATTTGTTAGAAGCCATTTATTACTTTACACCTCCTTGAAAATTAACTTTAAG from Candidatus Fusobacterium pullicola includes:
- the rpsJ gene encoding 30S ribosomal protein S10, giving the protein MASNKLRIYLKAYDHTLLDQSAKKIAEVAKKSGAEIAGPMPLPTKIRKYTVLRSVHVNKDSREQFEMRVHRRMVEINNSTQKTIASLTAVNLPAGVGIEIKQI